In Oceanococcus sp. HetDA_MAG_MS8, the following are encoded in one genomic region:
- a CDS encoding polyprenyl synthetase family protein, with translation MVALDFLAPVQADMAALDAFIVDNLNSDVVIIEQMGRHIVGSGGKRLRPAITLLTGRAIAPDAPAQTTMAAVVEFIHTATLLHDDVVDNSGMRRGQQTANALWGNAASVLTGDFLYSRAFELMVTLNHMGVLQILARTTNRIAEGEVMQLMLSHQADITEQTYLEVCRRKTAVLFEAAVECASLLAGASAEQARRYAEYGDQLGLAFQLADDSLDYTASAGEMGKDPGDDLAEGKYTLPLIHALRELPEKRRDTLIASIEKQGREAWAEAQAAIAETGGIAYTARRAEEAASRAAQIAEGFPQGAAREALIELAHFAARRKA, from the coding sequence ATGGTGGCATTGGATTTCCTAGCGCCAGTACAGGCCGATATGGCCGCATTGGACGCATTTATTGTGGACAACCTGAACAGCGACGTGGTGATCATCGAACAGATGGGACGCCATATTGTCGGTAGCGGCGGCAAGCGCCTACGTCCCGCCATCACCTTGCTGACTGGGCGCGCCATCGCCCCCGATGCCCCAGCGCAGACCACAATGGCTGCGGTCGTGGAATTCATTCACACCGCCACCTTATTGCATGATGATGTGGTGGATAACTCTGGCATGCGGCGCGGGCAACAAACCGCAAATGCCTTGTGGGGTAACGCTGCCAGCGTACTCACCGGCGATTTTTTGTACTCCCGAGCCTTCGAGCTCATGGTCACGCTGAACCACATGGGTGTGCTCCAAATTCTTGCCCGCACGACCAATCGCATCGCCGAGGGCGAAGTGATGCAGCTGATGCTGTCGCATCAGGCCGACATTACAGAGCAAACTTATTTAGAGGTCTGCCGCCGAAAAACCGCAGTTTTGTTCGAAGCTGCGGTGGAATGTGCCAGCCTCCTAGCTGGCGCAAGTGCCGAACAGGCCAGGCGCTATGCAGAGTACGGCGACCAGCTCGGGCTTGCCTTTCAGCTTGCCGACGACAGTCTGGATTACACCGCCAGCGCTGGCGAAATGGGTAAAGACCCCGGCGACGATTTAGCCGAAGGCAAATATACATTGCCGCTCATTCATGCTCTGCGCGAACTGCCAGAGAAACGCCGCGATACGCTCATAGCCAGCATTGAAAAGCAGGGGCGCGAGGCTTGGGCCGAGGCCCAAGCGGCCATTGCCGAGACCGGAGGCATCGCCTATACTGCGCGCCGCGCTGAAGAGGCGGCTTCCCGCGCCGCCCAAATTGCCGAGGGCTTTCCTCAAGGCGCTGCGCGCGAAGCTTTGATCGAGCTTGCCCATTTCGCGGCGCGCCGCAAAGCTTAA
- a CDS encoding DUF4381 domain-containing protein, which produces MTQEPNAWMEALYGPMTPELPSAWPPSIAAWAVLVALFVIFTLGLWWLRRSWQRQAWRREALRHWQQCRNADDVAGLSSLLRRVARYRLGPQVASLGDAAFAEHLQTLDQATAQRLSSAGHRPDVQLDQTDWQAAKRWIRQC; this is translated from the coding sequence ATGACGCAGGAGCCAAACGCGTGGATGGAAGCGCTCTACGGGCCGATGACGCCAGAGCTACCCAGCGCCTGGCCGCCCTCCATCGCCGCCTGGGCCGTATTGGTGGCTTTATTTGTCATTTTTACACTTGGCCTATGGTGGCTGCGGCGCAGTTGGCAACGCCAAGCGTGGCGGCGTGAGGCCTTGCGGCATTGGCAGCAATGCCGCAATGCTGACGATGTCGCCGGATTGTCTAGTCTGCTGCGCCGCGTGGCGCGTTACCGCCTTGGGCCTCAAGTCGCCAGCCTCGGCGACGCTGCCTTTGCCGAGCACTTACAGACCTTAGATCAAGCCACCGCCCAACGGCTGAGCAGTGCTGGGCACCGACCAGATGTACAGCTAGACCAGACCGACTGGCAGGCCGCCAAGCGATGGATTCGCCAATGTTGA
- a CDS encoding outer membrane beta-barrel protein, with amino-acid sequence MSIRLLTATVLAAGSLAVTASDHGLDFNNLTLQYTYSESDQADGDGFGAELFYNVWDNVYLQTAYSSRELENDAGATAEIDFLSFGAGYAYPLVESGKYQVFGGLSYEMLDLGGRGASGSQNPDSDNNDDGDDGGGGFDPIGAICEVIIVCPGAQTKAFNANGTGDTSGFGAHVGLRGEVYTNLELAARYQYRAFDDEFPGTGDDAEQILGLNVAYRFGQWAAVLNYDNYNTLELDEIYAGIRYDFAKE; translated from the coding sequence TTGAGCATTCGTCTTTTGACCGCCACGGTATTGGCGGCGGGCAGCTTAGCTGTGACCGCATCCGACCATGGTTTAGATTTCAACAATCTCACGCTGCAATACACCTATTCTGAAAGCGACCAAGCTGATGGCGACGGTTTTGGCGCCGAACTGTTCTACAACGTCTGGGACAATGTGTATCTGCAGACCGCCTACTCGTCACGCGAGCTTGAGAATGATGCGGGCGCCACTGCGGAGATCGACTTTCTGAGCTTTGGCGCTGGCTACGCTTACCCCTTGGTAGAGTCCGGAAAGTACCAAGTCTTTGGCGGACTCAGTTACGAAATGCTTGATTTAGGCGGCCGCGGAGCTAGCGGCAGCCAAAACCCTGACTCGGACAACAATGACGATGGCGATGATGGCGGCGGTGGCTTCGACCCCATCGGAGCGATCTGCGAGGTCATCATTGTGTGTCCAGGCGCGCAAACCAAAGCCTTTAATGCAAATGGCACCGGCGACACCTCAGGCTTTGGCGCCCATGTTGGCCTCCGTGGCGAGGTTTACACCAACTTGGAGCTTGCCGCTCGTTACCAATACCGTGCCTTCGATGATGAGTTCCCCGGCACTGGTGATGACGCCGAGCAAATTTTGGGACTGAACGTGGCTTACCGCTTCGGCCAATGGGCTGCCGTGTTGAATTACGACAACTACAACACCTTGGAGTTAGACGAAATCTACGCCGGTATTCGCTACGATTTCGCCAAGGAGTAA
- the rplU gene encoding 50S ribosomal protein L21 gives MYAVIETGGKQYRVSPGDILKIERLPAEAGSSVTFDRVLMIGGDTPKIGSPVVEGGKVTAEVQEHGKGDKVTIIKFKRRQKYRRKQGHRQMYTQVRITDISA, from the coding sequence ATGTATGCCGTCATTGAAACCGGGGGCAAGCAGTACCGCGTGTCTCCCGGCGATATTCTCAAAATTGAGCGCCTGCCGGCCGAAGCTGGCTCCAGTGTGACCTTTGACCGCGTGCTGATGATCGGAGGCGATACGCCCAAGATTGGATCACCTGTGGTTGAGGGTGGCAAAGTGACCGCTGAAGTGCAGGAGCACGGCAAGGGCGATAAGGTCACCATTATCAAATTTAAGCGGCGTCAAAAGTACCGTCGGAAGCAGGGTCATCGCCAGATGTACACCCAGGTCCGTATCACTGACATCAGCGCCTAA
- a CDS encoding MoxR family ATPase, with product MSVRNAFQTLDNHLQSHILGQANLVQRLLIALLADGHLLVEGAPGLAKTTAIKALASGLEADFHRLQFTPDLLPGDLIGTDVYRPDEGNFQFVRGPLFHNLLLADEINRAPAKVQSALLEAMAERQITVGQTTHQLPTPFFVMATQNPLEQEGTYPLPEAQMDRFLMKVRVDYPDAASERAILRLARNEAKHSVAAAPPQLSSAQIEQARQEILELHLADAVEDYIVELILSTRSPERYGADLGNYIAHGGSPRASIALERCARAHAWLHGRDHVAPDDVQAIAPDVLRHRLILHYEAEAEGLDSDAVIARLLQVVPVA from the coding sequence ATGTCGGTTCGCAACGCCTTTCAGACGCTAGACAACCACCTCCAATCCCACATCCTCGGGCAAGCCAATCTGGTGCAGCGCCTGCTGATTGCCCTGCTGGCCGATGGGCATCTTCTCGTGGAAGGCGCCCCTGGACTGGCCAAAACCACGGCGATTAAAGCCCTGGCCTCTGGCCTGGAGGCGGATTTCCATCGTTTGCAGTTCACCCCAGATCTGCTGCCCGGAGATCTCATCGGCACCGATGTTTACCGACCCGACGAAGGCAATTTCCAGTTCGTTCGCGGGCCACTCTTTCATAACCTGCTACTGGCAGATGAAATCAACCGGGCACCCGCCAAAGTGCAGTCCGCACTGCTGGAAGCCATGGCCGAACGACAGATCACTGTTGGTCAAACGACCCATCAGTTACCCACGCCCTTTTTCGTGATGGCCACCCAAAACCCTCTGGAGCAGGAAGGCACCTATCCACTGCCTGAGGCGCAGATGGACCGATTCTTGATGAAAGTGCGTGTGGATTACCCTGATGCCGCCAGCGAACGCGCCATTTTGCGTCTGGCTCGCAATGAGGCCAAACACAGCGTAGCGGCCGCCCCGCCGCAGCTGTCTTCGGCGCAAATCGAACAAGCCCGCCAGGAGATCCTGGAGCTCCATCTTGCCGATGCCGTCGAAGACTATATTGTCGAGTTGATACTGAGCACACGTAGTCCTGAGCGCTACGGAGCCGACTTAGGCAACTACATCGCGCATGGCGGCAGCCCGCGCGCAAGTATTGCCCTGGAGCGCTGTGCCCGCGCCCATGCCTGGCTCCACGGCCGCGATCATGTTGCCCCCGATGACGTCCAGGCTATTGCTCCCGACGTTCTGCGCCACAGGCTCATCCTGCACTATGAAGCTGAGGCTGAAGGCCTGGACAGTGATGCCGTCATAGCCCGCTTATTGCAAGTCGTTCCCGTCGCCTAA
- the rpmA gene encoding 50S ribosomal protein L27 yields the protein MAHKKAGGSTRNGRDSESKRLGVKRFGGEMVTAGSIIVRQRGTRFRPGSNAGMGTDHTIYAKVDGRVEFQIKGAQKRKTIAIVPAAE from the coding sequence ATGGCACATAAAAAGGCAGGCGGTAGTACTCGTAACGGCCGCGATTCAGAATCCAAACGACTAGGCGTTAAGCGCTTCGGCGGCGAAATGGTCACGGCTGGCAGCATCATCGTGCGCCAACGTGGGACCCGTTTCCGCCCTGGCAGCAACGCTGGTATGGGAACCGACCACACCATCTACGCCAAAGTTGATGGGCGGGTCGAGTTTCAAATCAAGGGCGCCCAAAAGCGCAAAACCATCGCTATTGTTCCCGCCGCTGAATAA
- a CDS encoding BatD family protein: protein MSIQHPLLKRFSRAVLALPLALSWGTSAAAVSAEIRPNPVLAGEVFTLTVRQSPAGSSEPQLPALPKGMRELQRSQSQSTQIINGQVSSTRSWQIQLISNRPGEELLQLPALDGEAFEPIRITIQAPDPQAKANAEVFAQFITDDPQTWVGAEIRLRLQVYVAGDLESGRLPDPEVPGLVIEKISESNDGDALIGNTRYRVLDRQYVAFAEKPGELRIPGPIFSGQVVDRSRRSRFPSLSVPTRRVTAVAPDIRIDVQPAKQRADAQWLPASGVIIEDSIEASGGQAQAEEAITRVIRLRVDGQLHTQLPDLQWPRPPRSQAQSYSEEAQSQTARRNDGGVSAELIQRFVHIPQHGGTLELPGVRLPWFNTQSGRWEEAQLAPRQLEVASAATLPAPASEQNSPMAQASQPVAPSAPPPAGAVEASESAQELSLRIWQSAALAAVAGWLFTLLGGALWLWRKPRGPEVEAGSGHAAKLVAQALRSQDAPALARAMHIWGREQGWLVCKDEGSQGLLGLAQALDPHPLGHQLRQLSRHLYARAGWSPQSFAQAWSQRPQRPHPAQQNAQQALPELYPPQA from the coding sequence ATGAGTATTCAACACCCACTTCTCAAACGATTCAGCCGCGCAGTGCTCGCCCTACCCCTGGCGCTGAGCTGGGGCACGAGCGCGGCTGCGGTAAGCGCCGAGATTCGGCCCAACCCCGTGTTGGCCGGTGAGGTTTTCACGCTGACTGTGCGCCAATCTCCGGCAGGCAGTAGCGAGCCACAGTTGCCGGCCCTGCCCAAGGGCATGCGCGAGCTGCAACGTAGCCAATCGCAGTCAACGCAGATCATCAACGGCCAAGTCAGCAGCACGCGCAGTTGGCAAATCCAGCTGATCAGTAACCGCCCCGGCGAGGAGTTACTGCAACTTCCGGCGCTGGATGGAGAGGCCTTCGAGCCTATTCGAATCACAATCCAAGCACCGGATCCGCAAGCCAAGGCCAATGCTGAGGTGTTTGCGCAATTCATCACCGATGACCCACAAACCTGGGTTGGTGCCGAAATCCGATTACGGCTGCAGGTTTATGTCGCAGGTGACCTGGAGTCTGGGCGCTTACCCGACCCCGAAGTTCCGGGGCTAGTGATCGAGAAAATTAGCGAATCCAATGATGGCGACGCGCTCATTGGTAATACACGCTATCGGGTACTGGACCGCCAATATGTAGCCTTTGCTGAAAAACCGGGTGAACTCCGCATCCCTGGCCCCATTTTCAGTGGACAGGTGGTAGATCGCAGCCGCCGCAGCCGCTTTCCCAGCCTGAGTGTGCCGACCCGACGCGTCACGGCCGTCGCCCCTGACATCCGTATTGATGTGCAGCCAGCCAAGCAACGTGCAGATGCGCAGTGGTTGCCAGCAAGTGGGGTCATCATCGAAGACTCTATTGAGGCCAGTGGCGGCCAAGCTCAAGCCGAGGAAGCGATCACCCGCGTGATCCGGCTGCGAGTAGATGGCCAGCTGCACACCCAGCTACCGGATCTTCAATGGCCGCGCCCTCCTCGCAGCCAGGCCCAAAGCTACAGCGAGGAAGCGCAGAGCCAAACCGCCAGGCGCAACGATGGCGGAGTCAGCGCCGAGCTCATTCAACGCTTTGTGCATATCCCTCAACACGGAGGAACGCTGGAGCTGCCTGGCGTGCGCCTGCCCTGGTTCAACACTCAAAGCGGGCGCTGGGAAGAAGCCCAATTAGCGCCTCGGCAACTTGAGGTCGCCAGCGCTGCCACACTGCCAGCACCTGCGAGCGAGCAAAACTCACCGATGGCGCAAGCATCCCAGCCCGTAGCCCCCAGTGCACCGCCACCCGCAGGCGCTGTAGAAGCCAGCGAGTCAGCGCAGGAGCTGTCTTTGCGGATATGGCAATCGGCTGCCTTAGCGGCTGTGGCAGGGTGGTTATTCACACTCCTAGGCGGGGCCCTATGGCTTTGGCGTAAACCGCGCGGGCCGGAAGTAGAGGCCGGCTCCGGGCACGCAGCCAAGCTGGTCGCCCAGGCACTCAGATCGCAGGACGCCCCTGCCCTGGCCCGCGCCATGCACATCTGGGGTCGGGAACAGGGCTGGCTGGTCTGCAAAGACGAAGGTAGCCAAGGCTTACTAGGCCTCGCCCAAGCCCTAGACCCGCACCCACTAGGGCATCAGCTGCGCCAACTCAGTCGGCATCTTTATGCGCGTGCCGGATGGTCGCCACAGAGCTTTGCACAGGCTTGGTCACAGCGTCCGCAGCGGCCACACCCGGCTCAACAGAATGCTCAACAGGCCCTGCCTGAGCTGTACCCGCCGCAGGCCTAG
- a CDS encoding VWA domain-containing protein has product MLSTTLWQELSWVWPWLALLWPAPWLLRRLLNSAAPSDQPVSALRLPGLPSDLGAARTTDSQPTPWLLWLCWSLVVVALMRPVLPADPIRLPAEGRDLMLAVDLSGSMNEQDVIWDGAVRTRLQAVQAAAGEFLRSRRGDRIGLVLFGETAHLYTPLSLDTPTAADMLREAEVGLAGEKTAIGDALAVATEHLLDASQADERVIVLLTDGENNAGQLTPEQAAQLAADAGIRIHTIGLSGDQPRGRGLFGRLLGSGLDREQLQRLATIGGGISLVAQGGDSLAEVYAQLNRIEPQAIAEEYRLPPREFFWWPLVAALLFAVLQLLREVHRG; this is encoded by the coding sequence ATGTTGAGCACTACGCTTTGGCAAGAACTCAGTTGGGTTTGGCCCTGGCTCGCGCTGCTCTGGCCGGCGCCTTGGCTGCTGCGTCGTTTACTAAACTCTGCCGCACCTAGCGATCAGCCGGTGTCCGCCTTGCGCCTGCCAGGGCTTCCGTCGGATCTTGGTGCGGCGCGCACGACGGACTCACAGCCCACACCCTGGTTACTCTGGCTGTGTTGGAGCCTCGTCGTTGTGGCCCTCATGCGGCCGGTCCTTCCCGCCGATCCCATCCGCCTACCGGCGGAAGGCCGAGACTTAATGCTTGCTGTGGACCTGTCTGGCTCGATGAACGAGCAAGATGTGATCTGGGACGGCGCCGTGCGCACACGCTTGCAGGCCGTACAGGCCGCCGCAGGTGAGTTTTTGCGCAGCCGGCGCGGTGACCGCATTGGTTTGGTTCTGTTTGGCGAAACCGCCCATTTGTATACGCCTCTCTCCCTGGACACGCCCACCGCCGCAGACATGCTGCGTGAGGCTGAAGTCGGACTGGCCGGTGAAAAAACCGCTATTGGCGACGCACTCGCTGTTGCCACCGAGCATTTACTGGATGCGAGTCAAGCCGACGAAAGAGTCATTGTTTTGCTCACCGATGGCGAAAACAACGCCGGCCAACTCACGCCAGAACAGGCCGCACAACTCGCCGCCGACGCCGGTATTCGCATTCACACTATCGGCCTATCTGGCGATCAACCACGCGGCCGGGGGCTGTTTGGTCGCCTGCTGGGAAGTGGACTGGATCGGGAACAGTTGCAAAGGCTGGCCACCATTGGCGGAGGAATAAGCTTGGTGGCGCAAGGGGGCGATTCCTTGGCGGAGGTTTACGCGCAGCTTAATCGCATCGAACCTCAGGCCATTGCCGAAGAGTATCGCCTACCCCCACGCGAGTTTTTCTGGTGGCCATTGGTAGCCGCACTGCTATTTGCAGTGTTGCAACTACTGCGCGAGGTTCACCGAGGATGA
- a CDS encoding VWA domain-containing protein produces the protein MMWPADVTLLRPAALWLLAATPALLWLLRTRRRRRQSSPWDAVIAPELRAAVLTQPTQSQRRGWLQALSLGLAWVCAVLALAGPSFGQTEVPTVPPSREAVIALGLSPSLRATDLSPDRLTRARLSLEEWLLAQDDQRVGMVSFASRAYRVSPLTEDMPTLRHLLQALSPDLMPGGGHNTLAGLRLAASMFSEGSGQRHILMVVDQGLRPGTRELARELAMQGIQTHVLSVGTTGGAPIPLANGRFATDGRGQLLMAAVDEQAHQELAQAGQGRWASISDWDSQRWADLGAGSQGQNQADPARESTIARDDGIWFLLPLSLWLAWRLSQNGLLIMFLTLGMSLAWRPQTALAADSDWWANPKRQAVQRWINDPESVPAEELPSSWAGRALLEQGRPEAAAQALSQGTSLSDRYNAALALARANQLESALEGFAQILEDHPEFEAAAHNYQVLQEVLKQREQDEQENEQDNSGQGSEQQSGDDGQPPEGQPPESAENQQQSGEGEDKAGEQNEQNSESAQNASSEDQNQASTEPPPNTQPEEQAERQDQGQSQAEQSEADDAAEPLASLTDPQANPEQADEAERQIRQWLNRVDSDPARLLRERFRRLDLRAPTAEKDPES, from the coding sequence ATGATGTGGCCAGCAGATGTCACTCTGCTCCGCCCGGCAGCGCTGTGGCTATTGGCGGCAACACCGGCCTTGTTGTGGCTGCTGCGCACACGCCGGCGGCGGCGCCAAAGCAGCCCCTGGGACGCCGTGATTGCTCCTGAACTACGCGCCGCGGTGCTCACACAACCCACGCAGTCTCAGCGCCGGGGATGGCTGCAGGCATTGAGTTTAGGGCTGGCCTGGGTTTGCGCCGTTTTAGCGCTGGCCGGCCCCAGCTTTGGCCAAACCGAGGTTCCTACCGTACCGCCATCACGTGAGGCGGTGATTGCCCTGGGCCTCTCTCCTAGCTTGCGCGCCACGGACCTCAGTCCGGATCGTCTCACCCGAGCTCGGCTGAGCCTGGAGGAATGGCTGCTCGCCCAGGATGATCAACGGGTGGGAATGGTGAGCTTTGCCTCACGGGCCTACAGAGTAAGCCCCTTGACCGAAGATATGCCCACCCTTCGCCATTTGCTGCAGGCCCTCAGCCCTGACCTCATGCCTGGCGGTGGGCACAACACCCTGGCGGGATTACGCTTGGCAGCGAGCATGTTCTCGGAAGGAAGCGGCCAGCGGCATATATTGATGGTGGTGGATCAAGGCTTAAGACCCGGCACCCGCGAGCTTGCCCGTGAACTCGCGATGCAGGGAATACAGACGCATGTGCTGTCAGTAGGCACCACCGGCGGTGCGCCTATACCCCTCGCCAATGGCCGCTTTGCCACCGACGGCCGGGGCCAACTGTTGATGGCTGCCGTTGACGAGCAGGCTCACCAGGAACTGGCGCAGGCCGGACAAGGACGCTGGGCCAGTATCAGTGATTGGGATAGCCAGCGCTGGGCAGATTTAGGCGCAGGCTCTCAAGGGCAAAACCAAGCCGATCCGGCCCGAGAGTCCACAATCGCCCGTGATGATGGCATCTGGTTTTTGCTGCCACTGTCGTTGTGGCTAGCCTGGCGCCTGAGTCAGAACGGCCTTCTGATCATGTTTTTGACCCTGGGTATGAGCCTAGCGTGGCGTCCGCAGACGGCGCTCGCTGCCGATAGCGATTGGTGGGCCAACCCAAAGCGCCAAGCTGTGCAGCGCTGGATTAACGACCCCGAGTCGGTACCTGCGGAGGAACTGCCTTCGAGCTGGGCAGGACGAGCCCTACTCGAGCAGGGCCGCCCCGAGGCTGCAGCGCAGGCACTCAGCCAAGGCACCAGCCTCAGCGACCGCTACAACGCGGCTTTGGCTTTAGCCAGAGCCAACCAATTGGAGTCTGCCTTGGAGGGCTTCGCCCAGATACTGGAAGACCACCCGGAATTCGAAGCGGCAGCACACAACTACCAGGTGCTGCAAGAGGTCCTGAAACAGCGTGAACAGGATGAGCAAGAGAATGAGCAAGACAACTCCGGTCAAGGTTCAGAGCAGCAGTCGGGCGACGACGGTCAGCCTCCTGAAGGTCAGCCGCCGGAGTCTGCTGAGAACCAGCAGCAAAGCGGTGAAGGCGAGGACAAGGCTGGGGAGCAAAACGAGCAGAATTCAGAGTCTGCCCAAAATGCCTCCAGCGAAGACCAAAACCAAGCGAGCACAGAGCCGCCCCCAAACACTCAGCCAGAGGAGCAGGCAGAGCGTCAGGATCAGGGGCAAAGCCAGGCTGAACAGAGCGAGGCAGATGACGCAGCAGAGCCATTGGCCAGCCTCACCGACCCCCAAGCCAACCCGGAACAAGCCGATGAGGCAGAGAGGCAGATCCGGCAATGGCTGAACCGTGTCGATAGCGACCCGGCTCGATTACTCCGCGAGCGCTTCCGGCGTTTGGACCTGCGTGCGCCCACCGCTGAAAAAGACCCCGAATCATGA
- a CDS encoding DUF58 domain-containing protein, with protein MSPTACDIQELLALQYPARRFALRRLGLRPLPATPGNVPRLRGRGMTFDEHRSYQPGDEPRFIDWRVTARTGEMHVKLFKEEHEQPVHLILDRRSSMQFGSQRQFKSVLATQALSLLGWTAAHSRERLGGIVWDEALHDCKPRLGAPGLLPWLRHATAARSTRAPDASTSWSQLAQHARRSLGPGAIVIIASDFRGLDQDGIRSWSEAMRAHQLILLPITDPLETSPPPQGQFPLQYGDEVVWLDFAQDGVAWRAHYAQQQTAWENLARSARALVLPLSTEHTALAQLAPHLVASP; from the coding sequence ATGTCGCCCACGGCCTGCGACATTCAAGAACTATTAGCGCTGCAGTACCCGGCGCGGCGTTTTGCCTTGCGCCGCTTGGGCCTGCGTCCGCTACCGGCCACCCCTGGCAACGTGCCCAGGCTGCGCGGGCGCGGGATGACCTTTGACGAACACCGCAGTTATCAGCCCGGAGACGAGCCCCGCTTCATCGACTGGCGGGTGACGGCCCGAACGGGCGAAATGCATGTGAAGCTGTTCAAAGAAGAGCATGAGCAGCCTGTTCATCTCATCTTAGACCGACGTAGCAGTATGCAGTTTGGCTCGCAGCGCCAGTTCAAGTCGGTACTTGCCACGCAGGCGCTCAGCCTGCTGGGTTGGACTGCGGCACATAGCCGAGAACGCCTAGGCGGCATTGTTTGGGATGAGGCTCTACACGACTGCAAACCTCGGCTCGGGGCTCCAGGACTACTGCCATGGCTGCGTCATGCAACCGCGGCGCGGTCTACGCGCGCACCCGATGCCAGCACCAGCTGGTCGCAGCTCGCTCAACATGCTCGGCGCAGCCTGGGACCCGGTGCCATTGTCATCATCGCCAGCGATTTTCGCGGCCTGGATCAGGACGGCATTCGTAGCTGGTCTGAGGCCATGCGCGCTCACCAGCTCATTTTGCTGCCCATCACAGACCCGCTGGAGACCTCGCCGCCCCCCCAGGGCCAGTTTCCTCTGCAGTATGGCGACGAGGTTGTGTGGCTAGACTTTGCTCAAGATGGTGTGGCGTGGCGGGCCCACTACGCGCAGCAGCAAACTGCCTGGGAAAACTTAGCCCGTTCGGCCAGAGCCCTGGTTCTGCCACTGAGCACCGAACACACCGCCCTGGCGCAACTCGCTCCCCATTTGGTGGCCAGCCCATGA